Genomic segment of Paenalkalicoccus suaedae:
GCATCAAGCAAGGCGATGTAATGGAAGAAGTAAAAGTATACGACGTTGAATAAGAGCGTTTGAACGAAAAGATAAATGAAATAAACAGAAGAGGAGCCGATTGCAAAATCGAGGGCTCCTCTTTTTGTTTGAGGAAAGATAGACCGGTTTGAGGATAATGGAAAGCAAAAAGTGAATAATGAAGCAGGGATTCCGGATAACTGAAAACGATAAGCGGAAAACCAAGCCGCGCATCCGTATAACCGAAAGCGATAAGCGGAAAACCTAGGCACGGTTGCGGATAACCGAAAGCAATAAGCGGAAAACCAAGGCACGATTGCGGATAACCTAAAGCAATAAACGGAAAACCAAGCCGCGATTCCGAATAACCGAGAGCAACAAACAGAAACCCTCACCATACAACCGTATAACCACACGATTTCCCATAAGTGAACACCAATGCCAATGTCATCACTCTTACCAAAAGCTTTTAATCCACTATAATTTAGTTAGAGAATTCCGAGCATAGTCCTTGCCAATGTGTAAAACGAATGATATGATTTTCACAATAACAATTAAATATACGACATTTGGTTTACTAATGTATTGATCGAATGCGTTTCCTTCGGGGTCGGGTGCAAGTCCCAACCGGCGGTGATAAGGCATTTTGTGCCTTTTAGTCCGTGACCCGTTTTAACATTTGTTTTAACGGTGGATTTGGTGAAATTCCAAAGCCGACAGTAAAAGTCTGGATGGGAGAAGGATGAGGAACTATTTTTACACAGGAGTGGTGTATGCTTTTTTAGCAAACCCATTTTCTTACGAAAAATAGCATCACTATAATTCTGCCCGTATGCCCTGAAGACGTTTCTTCAGGGTTTTTTATTTGTGTATAGAGGGGTAGGGACGATGATGTCGCACGACACATATATGCAGGTTGCTATTGATCTTGCTAGTATCACACATGGTCAAACGTCTCCAAATCCATTAGTTGGCTGTATCATTGTCAAGAATGGCGAGGTAGTTGGCATGGGTGCTCATTTAAAAGCAGGCATGGAGCACGCGGAGCGTCATGCATTAGCAATGGCGAAAGAGAAGGCGAAGGGTGCAACGTTATATTGTACGCTCGAACCGTGTAGTCATACGGGAAGAACGTCACCCTGCGCGGACGCCATTGTAGATGCTGGAGTTGCCAAGGTTATTATTGCATCGGATGACCCAAATCCGAAAGTTGCTGGCAATGGAATCAAACGTTTAAGAGATGCAGGTATTGAGGTAATATCAGGCGTTTTAAAAGAGAAAGCAGATGAGTTAAATCACGGCTTCTTTTATCACGTTATGAATAAAAAGCCATTTGTTACATTAAAAATGGCGACAAGTATTGATGGGAAGATTGCAACCAAACATAACGAAAGCAAGTGGATTACGAGTGAGGAAGCGCGTCTAGACGGTCACAAACTCCGTCATCAACATGATGCGATTCTAGTAGGAATTGAGACTGCCATAAAGGATGACCCGTCCCTAACGACGAGACTTCCCGAAGGTGGAAAGAATCCGATTAGAGTAGTGTTAGATCGCACACTTCGAATTTCTGAAGATGCGAAGGTACTAAACGACGATGCGCCATCGATCATCTTTACGACGAATGATGTGAGTGAACAAAAGGTCGAACGAGTAAAGTCAAAGACTACTCTAGTAATACAACTAGAAGAGTTATCTATTGACGCTATACTCCATTCCCTTTATAAAAACAATGTCACGAGTGTACTAATCGAAGGTGGCGGTACCATCCATGATAGCTTCATTCGATCCGGGTACTTTAATCAAGTCATACATTACCAGGCACCTCTTTTGATCGGTGGTCGAGAGGCACCGTCTGCTGTTAGTGGCACAGGGATCGAAGCGTTAAATGATGCACCAAGATTGAAGCTCGTATCCGTTGATCAAATTGGACCTGATATAAAGGCCGTGTATATGCGTGAGGAGGAACGATAATGTTTACTGGAATTATTGAAGAAAAGGGTAAAGTCACAGACATGAGACAGAGTGGGCAAGCAATCGTCATGACAATTCAAGCATCCACCGTATTGTCTGACGTTAACCTAGGAGATAGCATTTCCGTTAACGGCGTTTGTCTTACTGTCTCATCCTTTACAGAAAAGACGTTTACAGCTGATTTAATGCCTGAAACGGTTAAAGCAACAAGTTTACGTGATGTTGCAGTCAACTCGGAGGTTAACTTAGAAAGAGCAATGGCAGCTGGTGGAAGGTTTGGCGGTCATTTTGTGAGTGGGCACGTAGATGGCGTAGGGAAAATCCGCTCCAGAAAAGCGGAATATAACGCTGTTTATTATGAAATTGAAGTCTCTCCAAAGCTTCGCGAACTCATGACAATGAAAGGAAGTGTGGCGGTCGATGGCATTAGTCTTACCATCTTTGGGCTGACAGACGATTCTTTCACAATCAGTATTATTCCGCATACGCTCCAAGAGACTGTATTAGGGAGTAAAGGTGTCAATGATATTGTGAATATCGAAAATGATATGCTCGCAAAATATGTAGAAGAGCTTTTGAGAGGGAGATTAGCAAAACAAGAAGTACCTGGGTCAACAATGACAGAATCATTTCTAGAGGGTCACGGCTTTAAATAAGGTGAGGAGGGATAAAGATGACGATATTTGATCCAATCGAAGAAGCAATCTACGCACTAGCTCAAGGTGAGGTCATCATCGTGTGTGACGATGAGGACCGAGAGAACGAGGGAGACTTTATTTCTTTAGCAGAAAAGACAACGCCAGAAGTAATTAACTTTATGATTACGCACGGTCGAGGTCTAGTCTGTACACCAATTACGGAAGAGCGAGCTAAAAAACTTGATCTCGTTCCAATGGTAGATCGAAACTCAGATCCACATGGTACCGCGTTTACTGTAAGTATCGACCATAAAATGACGACGACTGGGATCTCTGCTCATGAACGCTCTATGACTGTTCAGGCGTTGATTGATGAGAAAACAAAGCCTGCTGATTTTCAGCGCCCCGGTCATATTTTCCCCCTTATCGCGAAAGATGGTGGCGTTTTAAGACGAGCTGGACATACAGAGGCTGCCGTTGACTTAGCGCGTCTTTGCGGCTCGGCACCTGCAGGGGTTATTTGCGAAATTATGAATGAAGATGGTTCGATGGCTCGCGTGCCTGATTTAAAGAAAATCGCGGATCAGTTTAACTTAAAAATGATTACGATTAAGGACTTGATTCAATATCGTAATCGAAAGGACCAGCTTGTAACTCGTGAAGTGGAGATCAAGCTGCCAACGGACTACGGGGAGTTTAAGGCAATTGGATATTCGAATGTGGTGGATGGAAAAGAGCACGTTGCGATTGTAAAAGGAGAAATAGGTGGATCAAAGCCAACGCTTGTTAGAGTGCATTCGGAGTGTTTAACAGGGGACGTGTTTGCCTCCAAACGATGCGACTGTGGTCCACAGCTACATGCAGCCTTAGCACAAATTGAAGAGCACGGAAGTGGAGTTGTGCTGTATATGCGTCAAGAAGGTCGGGGCATTGGTCTTCTCAATAAAATGCGTGCATATAAGCTTCAAGAAGAAGGCTACGATACTGTGCAGGCTAATGAAGAATTAGGTTTTGCACCTGATTTACGTGACTATGGTATTGGCGCACAAATTTTGCGTGATCTAGGAATTCGTAAGATGCAACTATTAACGAATAATCCACGTAAAATCACTGGTCTAAAAGGATATGATCTAGAAATTGTAGAGAGACTCCCTCTACAGTTGCCTCATTCAAAGGATACAGAAAAGTATTTACAAACGAAAAAAGACAAATTAGGACACATGCTACACTTATAATCATAAAAGGAGATGGACAATTCATGGGTAAAACATTTGAAGGTAACTTAATCGGAACAGGACTTAAAGTAGGGATCGTAGTAGGGAGATTCAACGAATTTATTACAAGCAAGCTATTAGGTGGAGCAGAAGATGCATTCAAACGTCACGGCGTTAATCCAGAAGACGTAGATGTAGCATGGGTGCCAGGAGCATTTGAAATACCTTTAGTAGCGAAAAGAATGGCTGATTCAGGTAAATACGATGCCGTTGTAACATTAGGTACGGTTATCCGAGGCTCGACTCCTCACTTTGACTATGTGTGTGGTGAGGCAGCTAAAGGCGTATCCCAAGCAAACATGTCTTCAGGCATTCCAGTCATTTTTGGTGTACTTACTACAGACACGATTGAGCAAGCTGTAGAAAGAGCTGGCACAAAAGCAGGTAATAAGGGCTGGGAAGCGGCAGCTGGAGCAATTGAAATGGCTAATTTAATGAAGAGCTTTAAGTAATTAATATCTGAAGCCCACCTCTTAATGATTATTGAGAGGTGGGCTTTTGCATGGGAAAAGTGATTGGATGGAGCGCGGTTATCCCGCGAATGTAAGAGGTTCTTCACTAGTTGCCTTTGGTTCTCCGTTTACTGCACTCGGTTATCTGCACGCCAATTTCACATGACTTATAGTTAGTTCGAAGGGACGCACCAGAGTTTTGGTTCGATGCATATACTAGTAAAAGTGATTCAATGAGCCTCTCATTTGAGCCTAAGCTATATTTAAACTCTTATTCTAAAGGTTACGTCATCCTCAATATTAAGAAAGACCCCAGAAAAGGCGATAAACGCACATGACTGGAGTCTAAGATATCATTAAGTTGTTTGTTGCTCTCGTTGTTTTTGCTTTTGAATAAGTGACATCTGTCTTGCTTCGATGACGTCATCACGATTACGCAAACGGTGCTTATAAATTAATTCATCGGTTGCTTTGCGATCATCCATTTTCCAGATAAGACCTTGTTGTTTGGCTATACGTTGACAGTAAAGCTCAAGCTCCTCATCTAAAGGGAGATCCATCGGCTCATAGGGAGATTCATACATCACGCTTTTCATTCTCGTTTTTATGTCGTGCTCAAGTTCATCTTCATTTAACCCGAGCTCTTCTAACAAGTTGCGGTTTGTTCTCATATGAGATAGCACCTTTCGATAAAGGCGTAGGCTACCGTTAATGTTGCCTTGTCTTTCATGATAAACGGCAACTGCAAGCTGAATGAGCGCTAAATATTTACTTTCTTTATTCGCCTCAAGCCAAAACTCCTCCATGATTTCATGACACTCAAAATAATCCCTCGTTGCATGAAAGTGGACTAAATACTCGACGTAAGCCCTCGGATAGTTTTCCATAGTTCCCTCCATTTGTTTTAGGTCAAGCATCTTTATTATATTTCCTCTATCATATATGATATGAAGAGAATTGTGAAGGAATGACGTATGATATGCTATAATACGTCTGAGGGAGGGTTAGTGATGACCTATAATGTAAAGCTTCATTCATTTGAAGGACCTCTCGATTTACTACTCCATCTTATCCAACAAAATGATTTAGATTTATATGATATTCCTGTAAGGGAAATTACTGAACAGTACTTAGCGTATATTCATGCAATGAAGGTGTTACAGTTAGATATAGCGAGCGAGTATTTAGTTATGGCCGCAACGTTATTACATATGAAGAGTAAATTACTTTTACCTGTTGAGGAAGAGGAATGGGAAGAAGAGTGGACAATAGAAGAGGAAGAGTTAACAAAGGACTCACTCATGCAACGTTTAATTGAATATAAGCGATATAAAGAAGCAGCATCTGATTTAAAAGAGAGAGAAATAGCAAGGAGCGACCTGTTTTCTAAGCCAATGACGGACTTGACGCCACTTTTAGTTGAAGAAAAAGAGCAGGAGAACGCGAAGATGAACGTAACCGTGTACGATATGCTTCAAGCCTTCCAGCTCATTCAAAAAAGACGGAAAAAACCTCGTCCTATGACAACTGTCACAAGAGAAGAGATTCCGATTGATACTCGTATGGTACAGGTAGTCGATATCCTTAAGCGTTCAGGCGGTAGAACAACGTTTCACTCCTTGTTTGATGATAATGAGGATGCAGAGATCGTTGTGACTTTTTTAGCTATATTAGAGCTAATGAAAGAGAAAGAGATTGCATGCGAGCAATCAAGTAATTTCGATGAAATTACAATCGAATGGAAAGGGGACTACGACAAGCTTGGATAGTCAAGAAATAGTAGCTGTTATTGAAGGATTGCTCTTCGTTTCAGGTGAAGAGGGAATGGAAGAAAAACAGCTGATGGATGTATTAGAAATTGATAAAAAGTCACTTTATTTTTATATAGAAGAATTAAAAAGTCAGTACGCCTCAAAAAAACGTGGAATTCAAGTAGTCTCGGTTGCAGGGGGATTTCAGCTGACGACGAAAGAGGAACACGCTCCTTATTTTAAACGACTCGTACAATCTCCGACTAGCGCAACACTCTCACAAGCAGCGTTAGAGTCTTTAGCAATCATTGCTTACAGGCAGCCAATATCACGTATGGGAATCGAGGATATCCGAGGAGTAAAGACGGAACGTCCACTAAGGACTTTGCAGTCAAAGGGGTTAGTAAAAGAAGTAGGTCGCCAGGATGGAACAGGACGAGCGATTTTGTACGGAACGACGAAGCAGTTTTTAGAGCAGTTCGGTCTCGCTACAATTAACGATCTCCCAGAGCTTCCGGATTTAACGGATGAGGACGCAGCGGAAGATGTGGATCTATTCTTCGAGAGATTCCAGCAACAGCTTGAAGATACACAAACGAATGAGTAATAAGTAAAAAAAGCCGGGACAAAAGTGATTCATTTGTCCCGGCTTTTTTGTGAAGAATGTTATGCGGTTAACCGGAAAATATGCATGTATACGTTCTTATCTCCATGCAAAATGAGACATCTTTCTTTTATATCGGATACTCCAACTCCCTCTCAATACACTTTAGTCTACGCCTCTTTTACTTACTTTAAAGACGCTTTACTTTCAAAAAAATAGCTTCTACGTTTTATTTTATTCAAATAAAGGAAAAGAGTAGCGTAGTTCACTTTTAAAGGAGGCCTTTTCGTTTATGAATACGCATCAGCATTATATTAATGGAGAGTTTGTGTCACCATCTTCACAGGATACAATTGACGTAGTAAATCCAGCAACAGAAGAAGTTATATCGAGGATTCCAGATGGTACGAAAGAGGATGCTAATAAAGCAATTGAGGCAGCCTTTGAGGCGCAAAAGAAGTGGGAATTCATTCCTTCTAATGAGCGTGGCGAGATAGTAAGAAAGCTTGGACACGCTATTTCAGATAACCGAGATAAATTCATTGATTTACTTATCGAAGAGCAAGGAAAAAGCTACGATATGGCAAGTGATGAAGTAGACCTTGCTATCGATTACTTCCAGTATATGTCCGAGTGGGCGAGACGTATTGAAGGAGAAATATTCCCGAGCGATCGTCCAAACGAAAATATATTTATTCATAAGCGTGCAATCGGTGTTGTTGCAGGGATTGTACCTTGGAACTTCCCAGTCTTTATTCTTGCAAGAAAGGTTGCGACAGCGCTTATTGCTGGTTGTACAATTGTATTAAAACCGAGCCAACAGACGCCTAACACTGCGGCATTCTTTACGGAGCTTTTACACGATTTAGACATCGTTCCTAAAGGTGTTTACAACCTTATTAACGGTAAAGGTTCGACAATCGGTAATGCAATGGCATCACACGAAAAAGTGGCTATTGTAACGATGACTGGAAGCGTACCTGCTGGTGTGAAAGTAATGGAAGCTGCTGCACAAAACATTACGAAAGTAAACTTAGAGCTAGGTGGAAAAGCACCTGCAATAGTGACGAAGCACGCCGATTTAGAGCTAGCTGTTGAAAATATTACAAAGAGTCGAATTGTTAATGCAGGTCAAGCTTGCACAAACGCAGAGCGTGTCTACGTGCATAAAGATGTAGCAAAAGCATTTACGAAGAAAATTACAGAAGCAATGGCTAACGTTACTTATGGTAATCCTAAGGAAGATAAATCATTAGACATTGGACCATTGGTCAGTGCAGATCGCATTGAGGAAGTGCACGCTATGGTCGAAGAAGCTGTAGCAGCAGGTGCCAATATAGAGACTGGCGGAGCTAAAGCCGACGTTGCAAAGGGCTATTTTTATCAGCCTACGGTATTAACAAACGTCACTCAAAAAATGGATATTATTCAAAAGGAGATCTTCGGACCAGTTCTTCCTATCGTTACATTTGAGACAGTAGAAGAAGTGATTGAGCTTGCAAATGACTCTGAATTTGGATTATCTTCATCAGTTTTCTCTGAGAACTATCATGAAATTATGCAAATTACGAATGGTCTTCGCTTCGGGGAGACGTTTGTGAATCGCGAAAACTTTGAAGCACTTCAAGGCTATCACGCAGGGTTCAGAAAATCCGGTCTTGGTGGAGCGGATGGAAAGCACGGCCTAGAGGATTTCTTAGCAACACAGGTTGTTTATATGCTATATAAGCAACCGAGTGAATAATACCCATAGATAAATCACTATCTAATTTAAAAGAACTACGACTTAAGTATGGTCGTAGTTCTTTTTTTGCGTATGAAATATAAAAAATAGGGGTAAAGAAGTGAAATGATGTGAATTTTTGTCTAACTGAGGGGTTATCATGCTGGATGCTGGTCATATTTAAGGTATAATGAACAATTATAGGATATATTGACACTATTTCGAAGAGTTGTTATCAACATAATTACAAATTATGGATATAAAAAAGGTTATTTACATAATGGTCGATTAACTAGATACACGACTTCTTTAAAAAATTCGTATTAGAGAGGGGAGTAGCCAACAACTTATTACTCCAACTAACTTTATCATTGTATCATAATCAAAATAGAGGAACGAAGATTCCTATAAATGAAAGAAGACCTAAAGTCTTACGGTTTTATGACACACTCACCTCCACTCTTACAAATGAATTAGTGTGATTCATTAGCTTACCTGATTCTCACTAATAATGTAAAGAGCCCTACGACCGAACCGAAAGGAGAATGATACAGATGACACAGGATACACAGGCTACTATTTATGAAGCGAATACTGTTAAAGAAGCTATTGAAGCTGGATTAGCAGATCTTAATATTACAGAAAATGAAGCAGATATTGTCATTATTCAAAAGGAGTCGGATAAATTTTGGGGAGTTAAAAAAAAGCGGGCGAAGATCCGAATTAGTAGAAAACAAAGAGAAACATGGGAGGATTGGATTTTAGACGAAGTCTCTAGTAACTCGTTTCCTGTGCAAATGAAAGAGCATGAGATTCGCTCACATTTAGACGGGAAAGTATGGATTAGAGATGGTCAAATTCAATTTAAGGATTCTCCAACAAACAAGCCGGTCATCGTTACGACAGAAGGGATGACACTTTATAAAAATGGAGAGAAGGTAAATGACCGTACTATCCTTACTGAAGGAGACGTAATCACATTCGATTTAGAGACTGTTGCAATAGAAACAACCTGGAGTATTCGTGTCGATGAAAAAAAGCAGCAGGTTTCACTACGAGTAAACCCTGGTAAATTCTACGTTCCGTGTATTATTGACGAACCACCAACAGAAACTCTTACGATCAAACTCAAGCAAGAAGAGCAAATTAATAATCAGCTTTATGAGCACGATGTTATTAAACAACTCGAGCAAATGAGGATTGTGCACGGAATCAATCAAGATGCCATTAAACAAGCATGTCGTTCAACAGCCTCCATGACGGTAACTATCGCCGAAGGGGAACTTCCTAAGCACGGCAGAGACGGCGAAGTCGATTTTTATATAGACATTACGGAGAGATCACGACCCTTCACAGAAAATAGTGATGGGACAGCAGATTTTAGAGAATCGTCTTATATACCATCTCTTAAAGAGGGGGAAGTTTTAGGACAAATTAAAGAACCTACTAAGGGCGAAGACGGCAAGAGTATTTATGGAGATGTATTAAAAGCAAGAGATGGTCAACCTGTTGTACTTAAGCCAGGTACTGGCGTCGAATTTTTAGACGAAGAAAACAAGGTTGTGGCGACAAATAAAGGGAGACCACACATTGAACGATTAGGTAGAACGGTAAAGATCTCGATTCTTCCAAAGCTGATGCATCGAGGAGATGTGGATGTGGCAAGTGGTAACATACATTTTATTGGAGATGTCGAGATTTTAGGAAGTATTAACGAGGGAATGCTCGTTCACGCCGAAGGACAAGTAGCACTTTATAGGCACGTGATGCAGGGGATTGTGCAGGCTAAGAGTCATATCTTGATAAATGGAAATGTCATTAGAGGCACAATTGTTGCTGGTGCGACTAATTCGCTGTATGCAGAACTTGCTGCTCAATTAAAGCCTTTTGTAGAAGACTATTTACATTGTATCCAAACAATTAAACAACTTTCTAAAAATCCAAAATTTGAGGAAGTGTTTAAGCAACATTCAAGTTTGAGTCCAATTATTAAGCTACTTATGGAGTCCTCGAGTAAGCGCCTCATGGTCTCGTCCACTCGATTAGTCGAAACTATTCAAGCCATGGAAAGCAAAATTGATAAAAGGTGGAAATCGTTAGCATCTTTAATCGAAGTAGGATTATTAAAGTTTCATTCAAAAGGATTTCAATCCATAGGTGATATGGAGACATTATATAATGAAGCGGCCTCCCTGCTGGACTATGCATCTATTCCTTCTTCAAATAAGGCAAACGTAGAGATAAACTATGCGATGAATAGTACCATAACAGCTAGTGGTGACGTAACTATTAAAGGTAAGGGAGCTATCCATACGTCTATTGAAGCAGAGGGTACCATTACTGTTAGAGGGAAAGTTATCGGAGGAAAGCTTTACGGAAAAAAAGGCGTTCATGTAGTGGAGGCTGGCTCACTAGCTGGAGTGAAAACGATCATTCAAACTGATAAAGATAGCATGATCAATATTACTACCTGCTATTCAGATGTCGTGCTTGTAGTTGGTTCCGAAGCATATAAGTTGACCAAAGATTCCACGCATATTCAAGCTAAGCAGGATAAAAAGGGTCTCCTTACTCTTCAGTAAATTAGTGTATGGAAGCCACGTCAATATGTGTTTATTAAAAAGGGTTCTCTTCCTATTATAGGATGAGAACCCTTTTTAAGGTGACTGTTACGACCAATTGTCAAACCATTGCCTCATTTTACTTTGTAGCTCTAAGGAAGCCTGACTGATCGTTTTTTCTGAAAAGGATGTAGGAGTATCTGTTTGAGTAAATACGGTTCGAACGGTTCCTTTAGAATTTAACCAGTATGTCTCAACGTATGTATCAAACATCGTTTTAAAGAAAAGATAAAGCTCCTTTTCATCTGCAGAGAGATGCTCAAGTAAAGCGGAGTTATTCCAACTTGGTTGCTTGATTACGTATCTGATTTCATTCGCATGTAATGAGTCGATTTGTTTAGATACTGCATTATACATCGTTAAGCACTCATAAGTGATGGCCTGATGCATTTCCTCCTGGAGGTCGGCCTGTAGATTGCTCTGTTTATCTTCTGAATCAACTGATAAATCAGAGGGCAATTGATTAACTTTAGAAATTATTTTAATCGTAATAATTTGTAATGTAATCACGATTGATCCAATTAAGCTTAGAAGTATAATGATCATCATAAAAATTTCCTCCGTTTTCTGCTTATTATCTATCCTACCAAACGACATACTACATGAACAGATAATAAAAAGGGAGTGACGCAGAATGGCGCAGGACAAAAAAACACAGCAAGCTTATAGTCAGCTTGCTAAAAAACATGAAAAGAAACGACCTGTAGCAAAGAACTGTCTCTTTGCCTTTCTTTTTGGCGGGGGTATTTGTTTGATTGGACAATTAATACAGCAAGGATATATCGACTATTTTTCGTTCACAAAGCAAACAGCGGGTGACCCAACAGTTGCAACGTTAGTCATTATTGCTACGTTTTTAACAGGTCTAGGGGTATACGATAAGTTTTCACAGCTTGCAGGAGCTGGTTCGGCTGTACCTGTCACAGGCTTTGCCAATTCCATGGCTTCAGCTGCAATTGAGCACCGCACGGAGGGATACGTGTTAGGGGTTGGTGGGAATATGTTTAAACTCGCAGGCTCCGTCATCGTATTTGGGACCTTTGCAGCATTTCTAATTGTATTAATTCGTTATGTGACAGTCGGGCTATAGGAGGAGATGACATGTTAGTAGGTAAGCAGTCGTGGCAATTTACAAATCAGCCAGTCATTATTTCAACGGGTGTTATTGGTGGGCCTTTTGAGAAGCAAGGAGCTATGGCGGACTATTTTGACCAGTTTGGTAAAGACATTTGGTTTAACCAGCCAAGCTTTGAACAAGCTCAAAAGCAATTGTTTGAAGAGGCCTGCCACATAGCTTTTGCTAAAAGTAAGTTGCAAAAAGAAGATATGTCATTCGTTTTTGCAGGCGATTTATTAAACCAAATTACGTCAACAAGCTTCGCTATGCGTGCGCTTCAGATTCCTTATTTCGGATTGTTTGGCGCTTGCTCCACATCAATGGAAGGTCTAGCGATGGCCGCTTTTATTAGTAATTATAAGGGAGCAAACTATGTTTTAACTGGAGCGACTAGTCATAATGCTGCTATCGAAAAAACGTTCCGGTATCCAACAGAATACGGATCTCAGAAGCCACCGACAGCTCAATGGACAGTAACTGCATCAGGTGTTGCCATCGTTAGTCAGCAAGGAGAGGGACCTATTATTTCTTCGGCTACGATTGGTAAAGTATTGGATGAAGGGATTGAAGACCCTTATAATATGGGAGCAGCGATGGCTCCGGCTGCTGTTGATACCATCTTAGCTCATTTACGTGATTTGAATAAACGCATGGAGGATTATGATTTAATTGTCACAGGTGATTTAGGGGAAATTGGTCATGCTATTGCAAAAGAGCTCTTAGAAAAGGCAGGTCATAACGTGCAGGAAGGCATTTTTATCGATGCTGGTATGAACATGTATAAATCGGATCAAGCCGTACAGGCAGGGGCTAGTGGAGCGGGATGTTCGGCAGCTTATACGTATGGGAGAGTAGTAAAAAAATTACAAGAAGGGCTATATAATAATGTATTAATAGTAGCAACTGGGGCACTATTATCCCCACTAACCTTCCAACAGCATGAGACGATCCCTGCGATTGCGCATGCTGTTGCACTTAAAGGAGGAAAGTCATGATATTTTTATACGCTTTTATAGTTGGAGGGACCATTTGTGTCATTGGTCAACTATTGATGGATGTCGGGAAATTAACCCCGGCACATACGATGTCAACGTTAGTAGTTGTTGGTGCGTTGCTCGATGGCTTTGGATTATATGAGCCATTGATTGAATTTGCAGGTGCTGGTGCTACAGTACCAATTACAAGCTTTGGTAACGCCCTTGTACATGGCGCGATGCAAGAAGCTAAAACGAATGGCTTGGTAGGGATTTTGACTGGTATTTTTGAAGTGACTAGTGCAGGGATATCTGCTGCTATTATCTTTAGTTTTCTAGCCGCACTCCTTTTTCGACCGAAAGGATAACCCCTTTTAAAATCAATGTTCTAATGGGTAGG
This window contains:
- the ribH gene encoding 6,7-dimethyl-8-ribityllumazine synthase, with the translated sequence MGKTFEGNLIGTGLKVGIVVGRFNEFITSKLLGGAEDAFKRHGVNPEDVDVAWVPGAFEIPLVAKRMADSGKYDAVVTLGTVIRGSTPHFDYVCGEAAKGVSQANMSSGIPVIFGVLTTDTIEQAVERAGTKAGNKGWEAAAGAIEMANLMKSFK
- the ribD gene encoding bifunctional diaminohydroxyphosphoribosylaminopyrimidine deaminase/5-amino-6-(5-phosphoribosylamino)uracil reductase RibD, translated to MSHDTYMQVAIDLASITHGQTSPNPLVGCIIVKNGEVVGMGAHLKAGMEHAERHALAMAKEKAKGATLYCTLEPCSHTGRTSPCADAIVDAGVAKVIIASDDPNPKVAGNGIKRLRDAGIEVISGVLKEKADELNHGFFYHVMNKKPFVTLKMATSIDGKIATKHNESKWITSEEARLDGHKLRHQHDAILVGIETAIKDDPSLTTRLPEGGKNPIRVVLDRTLRISEDAKVLNDDAPSIIFTTNDVSEQKVERVKSKTTLVIQLEELSIDAILHSLYKNNVTSVLIEGGGTIHDSFIRSGYFNQVIHYQAPLLIGGREAPSAVSGTGIEALNDAPRLKLVSVDQIGPDIKAVYMREEER
- the ribE gene encoding riboflavin synthase; translation: MFTGIIEEKGKVTDMRQSGQAIVMTIQASTVLSDVNLGDSISVNGVCLTVSSFTEKTFTADLMPETVKATSLRDVAVNSEVNLERAMAAGGRFGGHFVSGHVDGVGKIRSRKAEYNAVYYEIEVSPKLRELMTMKGSVAVDGISLTIFGLTDDSFTISIIPHTLQETVLGSKGVNDIVNIENDMLAKYVEELLRGRLAKQEVPGSTMTESFLEGHGFK
- a CDS encoding bifunctional 3,4-dihydroxy-2-butanone-4-phosphate synthase/GTP cyclohydrolase II, whose amino-acid sequence is MTIFDPIEEAIYALAQGEVIIVCDDEDRENEGDFISLAEKTTPEVINFMITHGRGLVCTPITEERAKKLDLVPMVDRNSDPHGTAFTVSIDHKMTTTGISAHERSMTVQALIDEKTKPADFQRPGHIFPLIAKDGGVLRRAGHTEAAVDLARLCGSAPAGVICEIMNEDGSMARVPDLKKIADQFNLKMITIKDLIQYRNRKDQLVTREVEIKLPTDYGEFKAIGYSNVVDGKEHVAIVKGEIGGSKPTLVRVHSECLTGDVFASKRCDCGPQLHAALAQIEEHGSGVVLYMRQEGRGIGLLNKMRAYKLQEEGYDTVQANEELGFAPDLRDYGIGAQILRDLGIRKMQLLTNNPRKITGLKGYDLEIVERLPLQLPHSKDTEKYLQTKKDKLGHMLHL
- the scpB gene encoding SMC-Scp complex subunit ScpB; its protein translation is MDSQEIVAVIEGLLFVSGEEGMEEKQLMDVLEIDKKSLYFYIEELKSQYASKKRGIQVVSVAGGFQLTTKEEHAPYFKRLVQSPTSATLSQAALESLAIIAYRQPISRMGIEDIRGVKTERPLRTLQSKGLVKEVGRQDGTGRAILYGTTKQFLEQFGLATINDLPELPDLTDEDAAEDVDLFFERFQQQLEDTQTNE
- a CDS encoding DUF309 domain-containing protein, with protein sequence MENYPRAYVEYLVHFHATRDYFECHEIMEEFWLEANKESKYLALIQLAVAVYHERQGNINGSLRLYRKVLSHMRTNRNLLEELGLNEDELEHDIKTRMKSVMYESPYEPMDLPLDEELELYCQRIAKQQGLIWKMDDRKATDELIYKHRLRNRDDVIEARQMSLIQKQKQREQQTT
- a CDS encoding segregation/condensation protein A gives rise to the protein MTYNVKLHSFEGPLDLLLHLIQQNDLDLYDIPVREITEQYLAYIHAMKVLQLDIASEYLVMAATLLHMKSKLLLPVEEEEWEEEWTIEEEELTKDSLMQRLIEYKRYKEAASDLKEREIARSDLFSKPMTDLTPLLVEEKEQENAKMNVTVYDMLQAFQLIQKRRKKPRPMTTVTREEIPIDTRMVQVVDILKRSGGRTTFHSLFDDNEDAEIVVTFLAILELMKEKEIACEQSSNFDEITIEWKGDYDKLG